The following are from one region of the Carcharodon carcharias isolate sCarCar2 chromosome 27, sCarCar2.pri, whole genome shotgun sequence genome:
- the LOC121270520 gene encoding LOW QUALITY PROTEIN: gastrula zinc finger protein XlCGF7.1-like (The sequence of the model RefSeq protein was modified relative to this genomic sequence to represent the inferred CDS: substituted 1 base at 1 genomic stop codon), which yields MEKPWKCGDCGKGFRYPSELESHRRSHTGERPFTCSECGKGFTLLTHLTSHQLVHSDVRPFKCCDCERSFKSKRNLLIHQRVHTGERPFTCSECGKGFTQLSNLLTHQRGRSGERPFTCSECGKGFTRLSNLLTHKRVHTGERPFICSECGKGFTQSSNLLTHERVHTGERPFICSECGKRFTQLSYLLTHQRVHTGERPFTCSECGKGFTQLSNLLTHGRVHTGERPFTCSECGKXFTQISTFTSYQLVHSDKRLFKCFDC from the coding sequence atggagaaaccatggaaatgtggggactgtgggaagggattcagatacccatctgagctggaaagtcatcgacgcagtcacaccggggagagacctttcacctgctccgagtgtgggaagggattcactctaCTAACCCACCTCACTTCACACCAACTTGTTCATTCAGATgtgagaccttttaaatgttgtGACTGTGAGAGGAGCTTTAAAAGCAAAAGGAATctgctgatacaccagcgagttcacaccggggagaggccgttcacctgttctgagtgtgggaagggatttactcagttATCCAATCTGCTGACCCACCAGCGAGGTCGctctggggagaggccgttcacttgctccgagtgtgggaagggattcactcggttatccaacctgctgacacacaagcgagttcacactggggagaggccattcatctgttctgagtgtgggaagggattcactcagtcatctaaTCTGCTGACACatgagcgagttcacactggggagaggccattcatctgttctgagtgtgggaagagattcactcagttatcctacctgctgacacaccagcgagttcacactggtgagaggccattcacctgctctgagtgtgggaagggattcactcagttatctaaCCTGCTGACGCATGggcgggttcacactggggagaggccattcacctgctctgagtgtgggaagtgaTTCACTCAGATAAGTACCTTCACTTCATATCAACTTGTTCACTCCGACAAGAGactttttaaatgttttgacTGTTAA